The following are encoded in a window of Saccharothrix longispora genomic DNA:
- the cas5e gene encoding type I-E CRISPR-associated protein Cas5/CasD — protein MVTSLALCFDAPMQSWGTRSPGTLRDTAAEPTKSGVVGLLAAALGVHRDDHDAIADLAALTLAVRVDREGIPERDYHTTQNVPTTLGKGHRTVVSERYYLADALFLVILEGHPELLQRLNHTIDSPRWPVFFGRRAFVPARPLLTRTGLTHQPALRLLHTHPWLENDPDVRKSESAKTERVPLRTIIDCPATTPGAVPRRDHPISFTHGDRRHGLRHVLPATTPLTDPMISDGDQAPCS, from the coding sequence ATGGTCACCTCCCTGGCCCTGTGCTTCGACGCACCCATGCAGTCCTGGGGCACCCGCTCACCCGGCACCCTGCGCGACACCGCCGCCGAGCCGACCAAATCCGGTGTCGTCGGTCTGCTGGCCGCAGCCCTGGGCGTGCACCGCGACGACCACGACGCGATCGCCGACTTGGCCGCGCTCACCCTGGCCGTACGCGTCGACCGCGAAGGCATCCCCGAACGCGACTACCACACCACCCAGAATGTCCCCACCACACTGGGAAAAGGCCACCGCACCGTCGTCAGCGAGCGCTACTACCTCGCCGACGCACTCTTCCTGGTCATCCTCGAAGGCCACCCGGAACTACTGCAACGCCTCAACCACACGATCGACAGCCCGCGATGGCCGGTGTTCTTCGGCCGCCGCGCCTTCGTCCCCGCACGACCACTGCTCACCCGCACCGGCCTCACCCACCAACCAGCCCTCCGGCTCCTGCACACGCACCCCTGGCTGGAGAACGACCCCGACGTCAGAAAGAGCGAAAGCGCCAAAACCGAGCGCGTGCCGCTGCGCACCATCATCGACTGCCCGGCCACGACGCCGGGCGCAGTGCCGCGCCGCGACCACCCGATCAGCTTCACCCACGGCGACCGACGGCACGGTCTCCGTCACGTCCTACCCGCCACCACCCCGCTCACCGACCCCATGATCAGCGATGGAGACCAAGCCCCGTGTTCCTGA
- the cas7e gene encoding type I-E CRISPR-associated protein Cas7/Cse4/CasC has protein sequence MILELHLLQSFPVSNLNRDDTGQPKTATFGGQSRARISSQSIKRASRLLFNHYGLDKSETGMRTKRLIDNAAKQLTKAGRDAETAPGVVTAALEHLGFGVDQDKLLTEYLLFVGSQAIDRLTEYSQTHWDTLAATTAAKAAAKQAEDEAKAKGKGRAKKAKTEKPKPDKQAVADAKYILDGARAVDVALFGRMIADNKDFNVNAASQVAHALSTHSVRNEFDFYTAVDDLKPDAESGADMIGTVDFNSACYYRYANVDIAQLTHNLSGDTDLVDRGLRAWLYSFIHAVPSGKQNSMAARTLPDTLLGVVRDRGAWNLANAFLKPVVADDLMAASTERLTDHFTRLRAFYGNDQIRAVAAASVTGDIPHLDADDTVTGIDQFTTRLLTATRA, from the coding sequence GTGATCCTCGAACTGCACCTGCTCCAGTCCTTCCCGGTCAGCAACCTCAACCGCGACGACACCGGCCAACCCAAGACCGCCACCTTCGGCGGCCAAAGCCGCGCCCGCATCTCCAGCCAGTCGATCAAGCGCGCGTCACGTCTGCTGTTCAACCACTACGGCCTGGACAAGTCCGAGACGGGGATGCGCACCAAGCGACTGATCGACAACGCCGCCAAGCAGCTGACCAAGGCAGGGCGTGACGCGGAAACCGCGCCCGGTGTCGTGACCGCCGCGCTGGAACACCTCGGGTTCGGCGTGGACCAGGACAAACTGCTGACCGAGTACCTGCTGTTCGTCGGCTCCCAAGCCATCGACCGGCTGACCGAGTACAGCCAGACCCACTGGGACACCCTGGCCGCGACCACGGCGGCCAAGGCCGCCGCGAAGCAGGCCGAAGACGAAGCCAAAGCCAAGGGCAAGGGCAGAGCCAAGAAGGCGAAGACCGAAAAGCCCAAGCCCGACAAGCAGGCCGTGGCCGACGCCAAATACATCCTCGACGGCGCCCGAGCCGTGGACGTCGCCCTGTTCGGTCGCATGATCGCCGACAACAAGGACTTCAACGTCAACGCCGCCTCCCAGGTCGCCCACGCCCTGTCAACCCACTCCGTGCGCAACGAGTTCGACTTCTACACCGCCGTCGACGACCTCAAGCCCGACGCCGAATCCGGCGCCGACATGATCGGCACCGTCGACTTCAACTCCGCCTGCTACTACCGCTACGCCAACGTCGACATCGCCCAACTGACCCACAACCTCTCCGGCGACACCGACCTGGTCGACCGCGGCCTGCGTGCCTGGCTGTACTCCTTCATCCACGCCGTCCCCAGCGGCAAGCAGAACTCCATGGCCGCCCGCACCCTGCCCGACACCCTGCTGGGCGTCGTCCGCGACCGCGGCGCGTGGAACCTGGCCAACGCCTTCCTCAAGCCGGTCGTCGCCGACGACCTCATGGCAGCCTCCACCGAACGCCTCACCGATCACTTCACCCGTCTGCGCGCCTTCTACGGCAACGACCAGATCCGCGCCGTCGCCGCAGCCTCGGTCACCGGCGACATCCCACACCTGGATGCCGACGACACGGTCACCGGCATCGACCAGTTCACCACCCGCCTGCTCACCGCGACCCGGGCCTGA
- the casB gene encoding type I-E CRISPR-associated protein Cse2/CasB, with translation MTDNRLRQRRRAFTGYLYGLHQGLSSDNGAKAAESRRVLARLRRTFSGPRQEAEAYEYVFKHDPPHSEEEAWLLLAGLFALHPQPRRDPSRRGSLGGSMGELEARRGFAATRRFTDLVARDRDGLPHHLRQTIRLLASHDITVNYDQLLDDLVILLGDDHREQHAHSVRLRWAREFHRPSPEQVARTTTGTTDTAGDASDDAPDGGPEEDSAQDDYATTENS, from the coding sequence GTGACAGACAACCGCCTCAGGCAACGCCGCCGAGCCTTCACCGGCTACCTCTACGGCCTCCACCAAGGCCTGTCCTCGGACAACGGCGCCAAGGCCGCGGAGTCGCGCCGCGTATTGGCCCGACTACGGCGGACGTTCTCCGGCCCACGCCAGGAAGCCGAAGCCTACGAGTACGTCTTCAAGCACGACCCCCCACACAGCGAGGAGGAGGCGTGGCTGCTGCTGGCCGGGCTGTTCGCCCTGCATCCACAGCCGCGACGCGATCCGTCCCGACGCGGCTCGCTAGGCGGCTCGATGGGCGAACTGGAGGCCCGGCGAGGCTTCGCCGCCACCCGGCGCTTCACCGACCTGGTGGCACGCGACCGTGACGGCCTGCCGCACCACCTGCGCCAGACCATCCGGCTGCTGGCCTCCCACGACATCACCGTCAACTACGACCAACTGCTGGACGACCTGGTGATCCTGCTCGGTGACGACCACCGCGAACAGCACGCCCACAGCGTCCGCCTGCGCTGGGCCCGCGAGTTCCACCGCCCGTCACCCGAGCAGGTCGCCAGGACCACCACCGGGACCACCGACACAGCCGGCGACGCGTCGGACGACGCCCCCGACGGCGGCCCCGAAGAAGACTCGGCCCAGGACGACTACGCCACCACGGAGAACTCGTGA
- the casA gene encoding type I-E CRISPR-associated protein Cse1/CasA, with translation MTREAATSFDLLTERWIPVIDRNGTPDKVGLRRLLLDSHMLRRISGSTSPMTAALYRLVLALFHRAYAVTTEVEWKDRWEAESLPAEPLEQYLAEFGDRFDLFDTRRPFLQCPALARIAPQTPAKLIPHRAVGNNVTLFDHTTASDITLLDPDEAACWLVTTQAFDPGGTKTPYEGVRSSKLAPCNRLGVVLVEGDTLLQTLLFNALFYDPELHKPRKTTPDDAPVWEATVPPPGIPDKRPARGWTDLLTWPSRRILLTHRRDGDATKVDGVVITPGVEFTGELVHDEKMAAFRQPTGTNGKPKEDVPLQPIRLAPLRGVWRHSVELLLADQPGEGRSRMRPPALDQIARLAERGRLPQDASYTLCVFGQLLNKEQSVVVDYLEDAVPAPVALLRAEEPVLATLVGTAIALADDAGAALRHLESDYREERRAKPVSGLDLAYWPRLPNAFAELLEGMATARRERRPETDALTAWAEHVADTACSAGNRWAHSASTDGRDLLVIAKHVEKFDNIVAKLVRTFQVKVRGSLTKEQDG, from the coding sequence GTGACGCGCGAGGCGGCGACATCGTTCGACCTGCTGACCGAGCGGTGGATCCCGGTCATCGACCGCAACGGCACGCCCGACAAGGTCGGGTTGAGACGACTGCTGCTCGACTCACACATGCTGAGGCGCATCTCCGGCAGTACCTCGCCCATGACCGCCGCCTTGTACCGGTTGGTGCTGGCGTTGTTCCACCGCGCCTACGCGGTGACCACCGAGGTGGAGTGGAAAGACCGCTGGGAGGCCGAGTCGCTGCCGGCCGAGCCGCTGGAGCAGTACCTGGCTGAATTCGGCGACCGGTTCGACCTGTTCGACACCCGGCGGCCCTTTCTGCAGTGCCCGGCGCTGGCACGCATCGCACCTCAGACTCCGGCGAAGCTGATCCCCCACCGGGCGGTGGGAAACAACGTCACCTTGTTCGACCACACCACCGCCTCCGACATCACGCTGCTCGACCCCGACGAGGCCGCCTGCTGGCTGGTCACCACCCAGGCGTTCGACCCGGGCGGCACCAAAACCCCCTATGAGGGCGTGAGGTCCTCGAAGCTGGCACCGTGCAACCGCCTCGGCGTCGTCCTGGTCGAGGGCGACACCCTGCTGCAGACGCTGCTGTTCAACGCCCTGTTCTACGACCCGGAACTGCACAAGCCGCGCAAGACCACGCCCGACGACGCACCGGTCTGGGAAGCAACCGTTCCCCCACCGGGCATCCCGGACAAGCGACCGGCGCGTGGCTGGACGGACCTGTTGACCTGGCCCTCGCGGCGCATCCTGCTCACCCACCGCCGTGACGGCGACGCCACCAAGGTCGACGGAGTCGTCATCACGCCCGGGGTCGAGTTCACCGGCGAACTGGTGCACGACGAGAAAATGGCAGCCTTTCGGCAGCCGACCGGGACCAACGGCAAGCCGAAGGAGGACGTGCCGCTGCAGCCGATCCGGCTGGCTCCGCTGCGCGGAGTGTGGCGGCACAGCGTCGAACTGCTGCTCGCCGACCAGCCGGGGGAGGGGCGGTCCCGGATGAGGCCGCCGGCGCTGGACCAGATCGCCAGGCTGGCCGAACGTGGCCGGCTGCCACAGGACGCCTCGTACACCCTGTGCGTGTTCGGCCAGCTGCTGAACAAGGAGCAGTCCGTCGTCGTGGACTACCTCGAAGACGCAGTACCGGCGCCGGTGGCGCTCCTGCGTGCCGAAGAGCCGGTCCTGGCGACCCTGGTGGGCACCGCGATCGCCCTCGCCGACGACGCCGGGGCCGCGCTGCGCCACCTGGAAAGCGACTACCGGGAGGAACGGCGCGCCAAACCGGTCTCCGGGCTCGACCTGGCGTACTGGCCGCGCCTACCCAACGCCTTCGCTGAGCTACTCGAAGGCATGGCCACAGCCCGGCGGGAACGGCGCCCGGAGACCGACGCGCTGACCGCGTGGGCCGAGCACGTCGCCGACACCGCCTGCTCCGCCGGCAACCGCTGGGCCCACAGCGCCTCGACCGACGGGCGTGACCTGCTGGTCATCGCCAAGCACGTCGAGAAGTTCGACAACATCGTCGCCAAGCTCGTGCGCACCTTCCAGGTGAAAGTGCGCGGCTCCCTCACGAAAGAGCAGGACGGGTGA
- the cas3 gene encoding CRISPR-associated helicase Cas3', with protein sequence MSHLGVGGTSGSEARSEAVVGMPPVWGAWGKWSRKRLPHPLVCHLIDTALVARELLPRFLGPRCLVMLRTAFRPLGDADGWIAVLCGIHDLGKYSPTFQGIKADLAAGRLGPEAASDVHFVRKLDGVQRLDIPHGLLTALHVKDMLTSWGADAVVADGIAVVLGGHHGYFPKSSALAQARTARNDHGGETWARWRDAMVLQIADHLGLVDPRTLPWSKVEFDVVAGVGLAGLTTVSDWIASDESNYESPDGPFDLAEYVRAARPRAVHAVVKAGVQPWKPPIDTSFRGLNPKTSDVPEVRPVQVLAERLVADRRGPTMMVVEAPTGEGKTLLALQAAATLVRTLKLSGVYVGMPTKATSNQVLEEFEALLDRIKDTTGVHLVHSDARNYLAERHTEPSDIGHDDPHDDDTAAREWFTRKKSLLASLGVGTVDQVVRAGIRSGHGFVRLAGLSGKVVVFDEVHAYGVHMSTLLDRLLMWLGRLGVSVVVLSATLPTRRRDELVRAWQAGVTGRRPGSVAAVPPCGGYPRVTVADEEGVTAHKAGVSKVNRKRDVVLDHPVPAERVVSWLLEQARSGRGVAAVHNTVSRAKKTYEEVNATVARLPQEHFADGVRPVVKLIHGQMDRVERSEVERWLRRGFGPTGTRVPAIVVGTQVLEQSLDLDFDAMLTDLAPMDLLIQRAGRVHRHNRTRRGPLLLGITGVTDTDNAPVFPPHVHTIYARYVLLRTWALLRHRTVIHCPQEVPALVDAVYGLPEAVPCPSGWQTAWRQAETAHRTHVHRQVDRAANLYLPVPVGEVVLEQLSEQPQDPRRTRENKGNR encoded by the coding sequence ATGTCGCATCTCGGCGTCGGGGGAACGTCAGGTTCTGAAGCGAGGAGCGAAGCGGTTGTGGGCATGCCTCCTGTGTGGGGCGCCTGGGGGAAGTGGTCGCGGAAACGATTGCCGCACCCGCTGGTGTGCCACCTGATCGACACGGCCTTGGTGGCGCGGGAGCTGCTGCCGCGGTTCCTCGGGCCCCGGTGTCTGGTGATGTTGCGGACGGCGTTTCGGCCGTTGGGGGATGCCGATGGTTGGATCGCCGTGCTGTGCGGCATCCACGACCTGGGCAAGTACTCGCCGACGTTTCAGGGGATCAAGGCCGATCTGGCCGCCGGGCGCCTGGGACCGGAAGCGGCATCTGATGTCCATTTCGTGCGCAAGCTCGACGGTGTCCAGCGCTTGGACATCCCCCACGGTCTGCTGACCGCACTGCACGTCAAGGACATGCTCACATCGTGGGGAGCCGACGCCGTTGTCGCCGACGGGATCGCCGTGGTGTTGGGCGGCCATCACGGCTACTTCCCCAAGAGTTCGGCGCTCGCGCAGGCCCGAACGGCCCGCAACGACCACGGTGGCGAGACGTGGGCGCGCTGGCGCGATGCGATGGTGCTTCAGATTGCCGATCACCTCGGGCTGGTCGACCCGCGGACGTTGCCGTGGTCGAAGGTCGAGTTCGATGTCGTCGCGGGTGTCGGCTTGGCGGGACTGACGACGGTCAGTGACTGGATCGCCTCCGACGAGTCGAATTACGAGTCGCCCGACGGGCCCTTCGATCTTGCGGAGTATGTCCGCGCCGCACGTCCACGCGCCGTTCACGCGGTCGTGAAGGCCGGTGTGCAGCCGTGGAAACCGCCGATCGACACCAGCTTCAGGGGCCTCAACCCGAAGACATCGGACGTGCCGGAGGTGCGGCCGGTTCAGGTGTTGGCCGAGCGGTTGGTGGCCGATCGGCGTGGGCCCACGATGATGGTGGTCGAGGCGCCGACCGGCGAGGGCAAGACGTTGCTGGCGTTGCAGGCAGCGGCGACGTTGGTGCGCACCCTCAAGCTGTCCGGGGTGTACGTGGGCATGCCGACCAAAGCCACGAGCAACCAGGTGCTAGAGGAGTTCGAGGCGCTGTTGGATCGGATCAAGGACACGACCGGTGTGCATCTGGTGCACTCCGACGCGCGAAACTACTTGGCCGAGCGGCACACCGAGCCGTCGGATATCGGTCACGACGATCCGCACGACGATGACACCGCGGCCCGGGAGTGGTTCACCCGTAAGAAAAGCCTGCTGGCCAGTCTGGGGGTCGGGACCGTGGACCAAGTGGTCCGGGCGGGCATCCGGTCCGGGCACGGGTTCGTGCGGCTGGCCGGGTTGTCGGGCAAGGTCGTGGTGTTCGACGAGGTGCATGCCTACGGCGTGCACATGTCGACGCTGCTCGATCGGCTGTTGATGTGGCTGGGGCGGTTGGGTGTCTCGGTGGTGGTGTTGTCGGCGACGCTGCCGACGCGCCGGCGCGACGAGTTGGTCAGGGCATGGCAGGCGGGGGTGACGGGACGTCGCCCCGGCAGCGTCGCCGCGGTGCCCCCCTGTGGTGGCTATCCGCGGGTCACCGTGGCCGACGAGGAAGGTGTCACTGCGCACAAGGCCGGTGTCTCGAAGGTCAACCGGAAACGGGACGTCGTGCTGGACCACCCTGTACCGGCCGAGCGCGTCGTGTCGTGGTTGCTGGAGCAGGCGCGCAGCGGACGCGGCGTTGCGGCGGTGCACAACACCGTCTCCCGAGCGAAGAAGACCTACGAGGAGGTGAACGCGACGGTCGCCCGACTGCCGCAGGAACACTTCGCCGACGGTGTGCGGCCGGTGGTGAAGCTGATCCACGGGCAGATGGACCGCGTCGAGCGAAGCGAGGTGGAGCGATGGCTCCGGCGCGGGTTCGGCCCCACAGGCACACGCGTACCCGCCATCGTCGTGGGGACGCAGGTGCTGGAACAGAGCCTCGACCTGGACTTCGACGCGATGCTGACCGACCTGGCGCCGATGGACCTGCTCATCCAGCGCGCGGGACGGGTCCACCGCCACAACCGCACGCGGCGGGGACCGCTGCTGCTGGGCATCACCGGGGTGACCGACACCGACAACGCACCGGTGTTCCCGCCGCACGTGCACACGATCTACGCCCGCTACGTCCTGCTGCGGACCTGGGCGCTGCTGCGACACCGGACGGTGATCCACTGTCCGCAGGAGGTCCCCGCCCTGGTCGACGCCGTCTACGGCCTGCCGGAGGCGGTCCCGTGCCCCTCCGGTTGGCAGACGGCGTGGCGGCAGGCGGAAACGGCACACCGCACGCACGTCCACCGGCAGGTCGACCGGGCGGCGAATCTGTACCTGCCCGTACCCGTCGGGGAGGTCGTCCTGGAACAGCTCTCCGAGCAGCCGCAGGATCCCCGCCGGACTCGCGAGAACAAGGGGAACCGGTGA
- a CDS encoding SDR family NAD(P)-dependent oxidoreductase: MRKGPDPADARQGGGNAGVKSFQGQAACVAARHGVVGFTRAAALDHAAAGVRVNAIRPVASADIEKRP, encoded by the coding sequence GTGCGCAAGGGCCCGGATCCGGCAGATGCTCGCCAGGGCGGCGGTAATGCCGGCGTCAAGAGTTTCCAGGGCCAGGCCGCCTGCGTCGCCGCCAGACACGGCGTCGTCGGCTTCACCCGCGCCGCGGCCCTCGACCACGCCGCCGCAGGTGTCCGCGTCAACGCCATTCGTCCCGTCGCCTCGGCCGACATCGAGAAGCGGCCTTGA
- a CDS encoding glycosyl hydrolase family 8: MPLTARPSHAATLLTTVQAESMTNGGGCTALQQDRAVYYCNNDSTYTSYAFSQAGRYSVTVRGASSAATTAGISVLVGGAKVTGLAFTGTAFTAQSAIFDVTSGGSKEIRLKLETDNGQNDTYIDYIEVHHEGATPPPPPAPNPPSTGAFASGVYRDLFREWDPSLTDAAVTAKLNAYWKHFFTSTDDTKRLYYPAGSNADGALAYIKDTGNNDVRSEGVSYGMMIAVQMNKKAEFDALWNWAKTHMQHKTGPRSGYFCWQADFSGSCRDNNPASDGEEYFATALFFAGHRWGNGSGIYDYTTEANGVLDDMLHKEDVNGGVVDSVTNMFNRDQKMVVFVPYATAATFSDPSYHLPAFYELWARWATGWNGNQAADRQFWRDAAARSRQFFAQATHPTTVLNPDYAEFSGAPNNTGNHGDFRFDAWRTSVNWAVDHAWWAADANSKTLTDRMQAFFEAQGVNAYVNQYSLAGNPLSSDRSPGLIASNGAASLSATNARAWKFVEAMWNLQPPTGQYRYYDGLLTFMAVLHASGNFRIHKPGGDVVDSQPPTAPGNPTSPSKSSTSATLSWSPSSDDVGVTGYTAYTGAGTTGTPGCTDVTATTCTVTGLSPSTTYVFTIKARDASGNTSAASTSVSVTTTPPSTTAPAAPSNLTATAAPGSIALNWRDNAGDETGFVIERRVGSATAWDRSGSVGAGATGYHDNSVTAGTQYTYRVRAGNQAGDSAWSNEVTATAVGAGTPYRQVEAESYDTGSGVTTQSSDGGTAVTFSGAGSYIAFDNADFGSTGASRVQFRVASASPGVNVQVRVGSTSASPACTVYPDGNGTWHVTSNSCYPKVTGLRTIYITVTAPVRINHLTFAS; this comes from the coding sequence ATGCCGTTGACCGCGCGGCCTTCCCACGCGGCCACGCTGCTGACCACCGTGCAAGCGGAGTCCATGACCAACGGGGGCGGCTGCACAGCCCTCCAACAGGACCGCGCGGTCTACTACTGCAACAACGACAGCACCTACACCTCGTACGCGTTCAGCCAGGCCGGGCGCTACAGCGTCACGGTGAGAGGTGCGTCCAGCGCTGCCACCACGGCCGGTATCAGCGTGCTCGTCGGGGGCGCCAAGGTCACCGGACTCGCGTTCACCGGGACGGCGTTCACCGCGCAGTCGGCGATCTTCGACGTCACGTCCGGAGGCTCCAAGGAGATCCGGCTCAAGCTGGAGACCGACAACGGCCAGAACGACACCTACATCGACTACATCGAGGTACACCACGAAGGCGCGACCCCGCCGCCGCCACCGGCGCCGAACCCGCCCTCGACCGGCGCGTTCGCCAGCGGGGTGTACCGCGACCTGTTCCGGGAGTGGGACCCGTCGCTGACCGACGCGGCCGTCACGGCCAAGCTCAACGCCTACTGGAAGCACTTCTTCACCAGCACCGACGACACCAAGCGCCTGTACTACCCGGCCGGCTCCAACGCCGACGGCGCACTGGCGTACATCAAGGACACCGGCAACAACGACGTGCGCTCCGAAGGCGTCAGCTACGGCATGATGATCGCCGTCCAGATGAACAAGAAGGCGGAGTTCGACGCCCTGTGGAACTGGGCGAAGACCCACATGCAGCACAAGACCGGGCCCCGGTCGGGCTACTTCTGCTGGCAGGCCGACTTCAGCGGGTCATGCCGGGACAACAACCCCGCCTCCGACGGCGAGGAGTACTTCGCCACCGCCCTGTTCTTCGCCGGCCACCGCTGGGGCAACGGATCGGGCATCTACGACTACACCACCGAGGCCAACGGCGTCCTCGACGACATGCTGCACAAGGAGGACGTCAACGGCGGCGTCGTGGACAGCGTCACGAACATGTTCAACCGCGACCAGAAGATGGTCGTGTTCGTGCCGTACGCCACCGCCGCCACGTTCTCCGACCCGTCCTACCACCTCCCCGCGTTCTACGAGCTGTGGGCCAGGTGGGCGACCGGGTGGAACGGCAACCAGGCCGCGGACCGCCAGTTCTGGCGCGACGCCGCCGCCCGCAGCAGGCAGTTCTTCGCGCAGGCGACGCACCCGACGACCGTCCTGAACCCGGACTACGCCGAGTTCTCCGGTGCGCCGAACAACACCGGCAACCACGGCGACTTCCGCTTCGACGCCTGGCGCACCTCGGTCAACTGGGCGGTGGACCACGCCTGGTGGGCCGCCGACGCCAACTCCAAGACCCTCACCGACCGGATGCAGGCCTTCTTCGAGGCCCAAGGCGTCAACGCCTACGTCAACCAGTACTCCCTCGCCGGGAACCCCTTGTCCTCCGACCGCTCCCCCGGGCTCATCGCGTCCAACGGCGCCGCCTCGCTGTCGGCCACCAACGCCCGCGCGTGGAAGTTCGTCGAGGCCATGTGGAACCTCCAGCCACCCACGGGCCAGTACCGCTACTACGACGGCCTGTTGACCTTCATGGCCGTGCTGCACGCCAGTGGCAACTTCCGCATCCACAAGCCGGGCGGTGACGTCGTCGACAGCCAGCCGCCCACAGCACCGGGCAACCCGACGTCCCCGTCGAAGTCGTCCACCAGCGCGACGCTGTCGTGGTCGCCTTCCTCCGACGACGTCGGCGTCACCGGGTACACCGCCTACACGGGCGCCGGCACGACCGGCACGCCGGGCTGCACCGACGTCACCGCCACCACCTGCACGGTCACCGGCCTCTCACCGAGCACCACGTACGTCTTCACGATCAAAGCCCGTGACGCCTCCGGCAACACCAGCGCGGCGTCCACGAGCGTCTCGGTGACGACCACCCCACCGTCGACCACCGCTCCGGCCGCGCCGTCGAACCTCACCGCCACCGCGGCACCCGGCTCCATCGCCCTGAACTGGCGCGACAACGCAGGCGACGAGACCGGCTTCGTCATCGAGCGGAGGGTGGGCAGCGCAACGGCTTGGGACCGATCCGGATCAGTGGGCGCCGGCGCCACCGGGTACCACGACAACTCGGTGACCGCGGGTACGCAGTACACCTACCGCGTGCGGGCCGGTAACCAGGCCGGTGACTCAGCCTGGTCCAACGAGGTGACCGCCACCGCCGTAGGCGCCGGCACCCCCTACCGGCAGGTCGAGGCCGAGTCCTACGACACCGGCTCAGGAGTCACCACGCAGTCGTCCGACGGCGGAACCGCGGTCACCTTCTCCGGCGCGGGCAGCTACATCGCGTTCGACAACGCGGACTTCGGCTCCACGGGGGCGAGCCGCGTGCAGTTCCGGGTGGCCAGCGCCTCGCCCGGGGTGAACGTCCAGGTTCGCGTCGGCAGCACCTCCGCCTCCCCCGCCTGCACGGTGTACCCGGACGGCAACGGCACTTGGCACGTCACGTCGAACTCCTGCTACCCGAAGGTGACGGGACTGCGGACCATCTACATCACCGTCACCGCACCCGTCCGGATCAACCACCTCACGTTCGCGTCCTGA
- a CDS encoding macro domain-containing protein, whose protein sequence is MREHVRGLRQGLRSALATKRGLTIAARDSLATFGVLGGGTQVYDVLTPQATYHPVAMIALLGLLPLTVGLVRAWPKRTLSRHFGHPDTTLTITVGDLFDQDTHLVIGYTDTFDTATSGTSIIHPGSVQAQYQRRHHPDTAALDRALDTSLARTAPRADPGKSQGKSGRYPIGTVAVLDAGTHRAFCLAYAAMGNDLVARATVDDIWHSLSSLWETVYVHARLEPVSMAIIGSELAKVDALDRASLIRLIALSFIARSRTGVVTRRLTIVIHPDDADKVDMLDLEAFLASI, encoded by the coding sequence TTGAGGGAGCACGTGCGCGGACTGCGGCAGGGCTTGCGATCGGCGTTGGCGACCAAGCGCGGGCTCACCATCGCGGCCAGGGATTCGTTGGCGACCTTCGGCGTGCTCGGCGGCGGCACACAAGTCTACGACGTACTCACCCCACAGGCCACTTACCACCCCGTCGCCATGATCGCCCTGCTGGGCTTGCTGCCGCTCACCGTCGGCTTGGTGCGGGCCTGGCCCAAGCGCACGCTGTCACGCCACTTCGGCCACCCCGACACGACGCTCACCATCACCGTCGGCGACCTGTTCGACCAGGACACGCACCTGGTCATCGGCTATACCGACACCTTCGACACGGCGACCAGCGGCACGAGCATCATCCACCCGGGCAGCGTCCAGGCCCAGTACCAGCGTCGTCACCACCCCGACACCGCCGCTCTGGACCGGGCTCTCGACACCTCCCTGGCGCGCACCGCCCCACGCGCCGACCCCGGCAAGTCGCAGGGCAAGTCGGGCCGCTACCCGATCGGCACCGTGGCCGTCCTCGACGCCGGGACGCACCGGGCCTTCTGCCTCGCCTACGCCGCCATGGGCAACGACCTCGTCGCCCGCGCCACCGTGGACGACATCTGGCACAGTCTCAGCTCGCTGTGGGAGACCGTCTACGTCCACGCCCGGCTCGAACCCGTGTCCATGGCCATCATCGGCTCCGAGCTGGCCAAAGTCGACGCGCTCGACCGCGCGAGCCTCATCCGCCTGATCGCCTTGTCCTTCATCGCCCGGTCCCGAACCGGGGTCGTCACGCGCCGGCTCACGATCGTCATCCACCCCGACGACGCCGACAAGGTCGACATGCTCGACCTGGAAGCCTTCCTCGCCAGCATCTGA